Proteins from one Setaria italica strain Yugu1 chromosome V, Setaria_italica_v2.0, whole genome shotgun sequence genomic window:
- the LOC101773681 gene encoding zinc finger CCCH domain-containing protein 11 encodes MPPKKAAPSKAELAKKQKVVEDKTFGLKNKNKSKNVQKYVQSLHQAVQPKPDPTKTAAKKKKEEEKAREKELNDLFKVAVSQPKVPVGVDPKSIVCEFFKVGQCQKGFKCKFSHDLNVQRKGEKIDIYTDKRDAETMEDWDQETLEKVVESKRTEYQQNKPTDIVCKYFLDAVEKKQYGWFWVCPNGGKDCHYRHALPPGYVLKSQMKALLEEESDKIAIEDEIEDQRKKTKTTTPMTTELFMEWKRKKAEEREAGQAALKAERAKNDRMSGRELFMADASVFVDDAEAYEVYEREEESEANEESSKKSQDAGPSSSTSNGKEVEELDDEDIDIDDDLDIDELNELEASLSRTSIQIREPGEGTSS; translated from the exons ATGCCGCCGAAGAAGGCCGCCCCGTCGAAGGCGGAGCTGGCCAAGAAGCAGAAGGTCGTGGAGGACAAGACCTTCGGgctcaagaacaagaacaagagcaaGAACGTCCAGAAGTACGTCCAGTCCCTGCACCAGGCCGTCCAGCCCAAGCCCGACCCGACCAAGACCGCCGCCAAG aaaaaaaaggaggaggagaaggcgcgCGAGAAGGAGCTCAATGATCTGTTCAAGGTCGCCGTCAGCCAGCCCAAGGTCCCAGTTG GTGTTGATCCCAAGTCAATAGTGTGCGAGTTCTTCAAGGTTGGCCAGTGCCAGAAGGGTTTTAAATGCAAATTCTCACATGACCTGAATGTCCAGAGGAAGGGTGAGAAGATTGATATCTACACAGACAAGCGTGATGCAG AAACTATGGAGGACTGGGATCAGGAAACTTTGGAGAAGGTTGTTGAATCGAAAAGGACAGAGTATCAGCAGAACAAGCCTACTGATATT GTCTGCAAGTACTTTCTTGATGCCGTGGAGAAGAAACAGTATGGATGGTTTTGGGTTTGCCCAAATGGTGGTAAGGATTGCCACTACAGGCATGCCCTTCCACCTGGATATGTGCTAAAATCCCAAATGAAGGCCTTACTGGAGGAAGAGAGTGATAAGATAGCCATTGAAGATGAGATTGAAGATCAG CGTAAAAAGACAAAGACTACCACCCCTATGACCACAGAATTGTTCAtggaatggaagagaaagaaggcAGAAGAAAGAGAAGCTGGCCAAGCTGCGTTGAAGGCAGAGAGGGCTAAGAATGATCGCATGAG TGGTCGTGAGTTGTTCATGGCTGATGCAAGTGTGTTCGTTGACGATGCGGAAGCATATGAAGTCTATGAGAGAGAGGAAGAGTCTGAGGCCAACGAAGAATCG AGCAAGAAAAGTCAGGATGCAGGTCCAAGTTCATCAACTTCTAATGGCAAGGAGGTTGAGGAACTAGATGACGAAGATATCGATATTGATGATGACTTGGACATTGATGAATTAAATGAACTTGAAGCAAGCCTGTCGAGAACGTCCATCCAAATCCGAGAGCCTGGCGAGGGAACATCATCCTGA